Proteins from a genomic interval of Luteitalea sp.:
- a CDS encoding methylated-DNA--[protein]-cysteine S-methyltransferase, translating into MTSTLQSVSDMEPGFRDAFARLLGAPSAPTRGDECIVMSWVESPLGLLVAGASTRGLCLLEFSNPRRLATQVASLRQRFQCRLVHGEHALLDQLSDELGCYFAGTLTEFTLPLDSPGTEFQRRVWDTLRRIPYGEMRSYNQIARELDSPGASRAVGHANGLNRVSIVIPCHRVVNADGKLGGYGGGLWRKQYLLDLEQGKRRLILGDQLSPLPGA; encoded by the coding sequence ATGACCTCAACCCTTCAATCCGTGAGCGACATGGAGCCCGGTTTCCGCGACGCGTTTGCACGGTTGCTCGGCGCCCCGTCCGCGCCGACTCGTGGCGATGAATGCATCGTCATGTCCTGGGTGGAGAGCCCACTGGGCCTGCTCGTTGCAGGTGCTTCCACACGTGGACTTTGCTTGCTCGAGTTCAGCAATCCTCGGCGCCTTGCAACCCAAGTCGCGAGCCTTCGACAACGCTTTCAGTGTCGTCTGGTGCACGGAGAGCACGCGTTACTCGACCAGCTGAGCGACGAGCTTGGCTGCTATTTCGCGGGAACACTGACCGAGTTCACACTTCCGTTGGACTCCCCCGGCACCGAGTTCCAGCGGCGTGTGTGGGACACGCTACGGCGCATTCCCTACGGGGAGATGCGCTCGTACAACCAGATCGCCCGCGAGCTCGACAGCCCAGGCGCATCTCGTGCGGTTGGCCATGCCAATGGTCTCAACCGTGTGTCCATCGTGATTCCCTGTCATCGCGTCGTCAACGCAGATGGCAAGCTAGGTGGATATGGCGGCGGGCTGTGGCGAAAGCAGTACCTGCTCGATCTCGAACAGGGCAAGCGGCGACTGATCCTGGGCGACCAGCTTTCACCGCTCCCAGGGGCATAG
- a CDS encoding ATP-binding cassette domain-containing protein, translating to MEVCGLVKTYPRGQSLFRRSDDVRVVDRVSFAIDEGEALALVGESGSGKSTTGRCLLRLVEPTDGEVRFRGENVLAFSRQRLRRARREMQMVFQDPYSSLNPRMRVGPIVEEPLIIHALGSRLERQTRVTELFEQVDLDASMTRRYPHELSGGQRQRIGLARALALNPSFIVCDEPVSSLDAPVQAQIVQLLADLQRRLRLTYLFITHDLRLVEHFCARVAVMYRGRIVELASSASLFETPQHPYTRALLSAALGSDPGQRGTRVRFDQTTFDPDTNLREVAQDHWAAI from the coding sequence ATCGAGGTATGCGGTCTCGTCAAGACATATCCTCGAGGCCAAAGTCTCTTTCGGCGCTCAGACGATGTGCGGGTCGTCGATCGGGTGAGCTTTGCCATCGATGAAGGGGAGGCGCTGGCCTTGGTCGGCGAATCGGGCAGCGGGAAGAGCACGACGGGACGCTGCCTCTTGCGGCTCGTGGAGCCGACCGACGGCGAGGTCCGGTTCCGCGGCGAGAACGTGCTCGCCTTTTCACGTCAGCGCTTGCGCCGCGCTCGCCGTGAGATGCAGATGGTCTTCCAGGATCCTTACTCGTCGCTCAATCCACGGATGCGGGTCGGGCCCATCGTCGAGGAGCCGTTGATCATTCACGCGCTTGGGTCGCGATTGGAGCGCCAGACACGCGTCACTGAGCTGTTCGAGCAGGTGGACCTCGACGCTTCCATGACCCGGCGCTACCCGCACGAGCTGAGCGGTGGTCAACGTCAACGTATTGGTCTGGCGCGCGCGCTCGCGCTCAATCCGTCGTTCATCGTGTGCGACGAACCAGTATCCTCGCTCGATGCTCCCGTCCAAGCGCAGATCGTCCAGCTTCTCGCCGATCTTCAGCGACGGCTACGTTTGACGTATCTCTTCATTACGCATGACCTGCGCCTGGTCGAGCATTTTTGCGCACGCGTCGCCGTCATGTACCGTGGACGTATCGTGGAGCTCGCATCGTCGGCCAGCCTCTTCGAGACGCCGCAGCATCCCTACACCCGCGCCTTGCTGTCGGCAGCGCTGGGGTCGGATCCCGGCCAGCGCGGCACTCGGGTAAGATTCGATCAGACAACATTCGATCCGGATACCAATCTGCGCGAGGTGGCGCAGGATCACTGGGCGGCAATCTAA
- a CDS encoding ATP-binding cassette domain-containing protein has translation MTRDGQSLLEIDQLTVGFPSPNGWVHVVSEVSLTIARGEVLALVGESGCGKTMTALALLRLTPPPGRILGGSVRFEGRELTTLSEPEMQLVRGARIGLIFQEPMSALNPVLTIGRHIEETLRVHGMTVPDPRTRAVELLTEAAVDDPARRLDQYAHQLSGGLRQRALIALALACRPVLLIADEPTTALDVTIQAEILDLLAQLRKKHGLALLLISHDPDVVAHTADRVAVMQAGRIIEEAPVRTLFEAPQHPYTVDLMRAGRLGGRVTG, from the coding sequence ATGACACGCGACGGCCAGTCTCTGCTCGAGATCGATCAGCTCACGGTCGGCTTTCCCTCCCCCAACGGGTGGGTTCACGTCGTCTCGGAAGTGAGCTTGACTATCGCGCGCGGTGAAGTGCTGGCGCTGGTCGGCGAATCTGGGTGCGGCAAGACGATGACCGCTCTGGCCCTCCTGCGGCTCACGCCGCCGCCGGGTCGAATCCTGGGCGGCTCCGTTCGCTTCGAGGGGCGAGAGCTGACCACGCTCTCCGAGCCAGAGATGCAGCTGGTGCGTGGCGCACGGATTGGGCTCATCTTCCAAGAGCCCATGAGCGCGCTCAACCCGGTGCTGACAATCGGGCGGCACATAGAAGAAACCTTGCGCGTGCACGGCATGACCGTGCCCGATCCGCGAACGCGTGCGGTCGAGCTGCTTACCGAAGCCGCGGTGGACGACCCGGCGCGGCGCCTGGACCAATACGCCCATCAACTCTCGGGAGGCCTGCGCCAGCGTGCGCTCATTGCCCTCGCGCTGGCCTGTCGGCCCGTGCTGCTCATTGCCGACGAGCCGACGACTGCGCTGGACGTCACGATTCAGGCGGAGATTCTCGACCTGCTCGCACAGCTGAGAAAGAAGCATGGCCTCGCGCTGCTCTTGATCTCGCATGACCCCGATGTGGTTGCGCACACGGCCGATCGTGTCGCCGTGATGCAAGCTGGACGCATCATCGAGGAGGCACCCGTGCGGACGTTGTTCGAGGCGCCACAGCACCCTTATACGGTCGATTTGATGCGCGCTGGGCGACTGGGCGGGCGGGTGACGGGGTGA
- a CDS encoding methylmalonyl-CoA mutase, which yields MPNVVDTPADLGPWEYTRDGGYPGRFPFTRGIHPTMYRGRLWTMRQYAGFGTAGESNQRYRYLLSHGVTGLSVAFDLPTQMGYDSDHPLAAGEVGRAGVAIDSIEDMAELFAGIPLDRVSTSMTINATAIILLALSIATARRQGVAPRALSGTVQNDILKEYAARGTYIYPPRPSLRIVTDIFEYCEAELPNWNTISISGYHIREAGATAVQELAFTFSNAIAYVEAARARGLDIDALGQRLSFFFACHNDFLEEVAKFRAARRLWARLMRERFDVTNPRAQQLRFHTQTAGSTLTAQQSNNNIVRVTIQALAAALGGTQSLHCNARDEALALPTEESARIALRTQQIVAHESGVANTVDPVAGAYTIERLTDGIEQQVCEIIDRIDRLGGTLTAIESGLVSREIQESAYAAQQAIEQGETVIVGVNRFCASEPVRPEVLAIDAAIERKQIERVRAVRAGRDQAACRLALEHVARTARDVSNLVPPIVAAVEARATLGEIADTLRSVFGEHQQVSD from the coding sequence ATGCCAAACGTTGTGGATACACCAGCTGATCTTGGCCCGTGGGAGTATACGCGCGACGGAGGGTACCCGGGCCGGTTCCCATTCACGCGTGGAATCCATCCCACGATGTACCGCGGTCGTCTGTGGACGATGCGGCAGTACGCCGGCTTCGGCACGGCGGGCGAATCCAACCAACGGTATCGCTATCTCCTCTCGCACGGCGTCACGGGCCTCAGCGTCGCCTTCGATCTCCCCACGCAGATGGGCTACGACTCCGATCATCCGCTTGCGGCGGGGGAGGTGGGCCGCGCGGGTGTGGCAATCGACTCGATCGAAGACATGGCGGAGCTCTTTGCCGGTATTCCGCTCGATCGTGTGTCGACGTCGATGACCATCAACGCGACCGCCATCATCTTGCTGGCGCTCTCAATCGCCACGGCAAGGCGCCAGGGTGTCGCGCCGCGAGCGCTCTCCGGCACCGTACAAAACGACATCTTGAAGGAGTACGCAGCCCGCGGCACCTATATCTATCCACCGCGGCCCTCACTCCGTATCGTAACCGACATCTTCGAGTACTGCGAGGCCGAGCTGCCGAACTGGAACACGATCTCCATCAGCGGCTACCACATTCGCGAGGCAGGTGCGACCGCCGTTCAAGAGCTGGCGTTCACCTTCTCCAACGCCATCGCGTACGTCGAAGCCGCACGCGCGCGGGGCCTCGACATCGACGCGCTCGGTCAACGTCTCTCGTTCTTCTTTGCCTGTCACAACGACTTTCTCGAAGAGGTGGCCAAGTTCCGCGCCGCACGCCGTCTCTGGGCCCGCCTGATGCGCGAGCGGTTCGACGTCACGAACCCCCGTGCCCAACAACTGCGCTTCCACACGCAAACAGCGGGCAGCACGCTCACCGCGCAGCAATCGAACAACAATATCGTCCGCGTGACGATTCAAGCGCTGGCGGCTGCGCTTGGGGGGACGCAGTCGCTCCACTGCAACGCGCGCGACGAGGCATTGGCGCTTCCCACCGAAGAATCCGCGCGGATCGCGTTGCGCACGCAGCAGATCGTCGCCCACGAAAGCGGTGTGGCGAACACGGTCGATCCGGTCGCCGGTGCGTACACCATCGAGCGGCTCACGGACGGGATCGAGCAGCAGGTGTGCGAGATCATCGATCGTATCGATCGGCTCGGCGGCACCCTCACGGCCATTGAGTCCGGTCTCGTGTCGCGCGAGATTCAGGAGTCGGCCTACGCTGCGCAGCAGGCTATCGAGCAGGGAGAGACGGTGATCGTAGGCGTCAATCGCTTCTGTGCGAGCGAACCGGTCCGCCCAGAGGTGCTCGCCATCGACGCAGCGATCGAGCGGAAGCAAATAGAGCGTGTGCGCGCTGTACGCGCCGGCCGAGATCAAGCCGCTTGTCGCCTGGCGCTCGAACATGTCGCCCGCACCGCACGCGATGTGTCGAATCTGGTGCCGCCGATCGTCGCTGCGGTCGAGGCACGCGCCACGCTCGGCGAGATCGCGGACACCCTCCGCTCGGTGTTTGGAGAACATCAGCAGGTTTCGGATTGA
- the gpmA gene encoding 2,3-diphosphoglycerate-dependent phosphoglycerate mutase: MHRLVLLRHGESVWNKENRFTGWTDVDLSEGGVEEARRGARLLAGEGFTFDVAFTSVLKRAIRTLWIALDEMDLMWIPVHRDWRLNERHYGALQGLNKAEMAAQHGEEQVKIWRRSYDIPPPPLTMDDPRHPLHDRRYHALGPEELPSAEALKDTVSRFLPYWHETIAPAIQRGERVLVAAHGNSLRALVKYLDNISDADIVGLNIPTGIPLVYELDGSLAPRSHYYLGDPDDVRRAAERVASQGQARGA; encoded by the coding sequence ATGCATCGACTCGTACTGCTCCGCCACGGCGAGAGCGTGTGGAACAAAGAGAATCGCTTTACCGGCTGGACCGACGTCGATCTCTCCGAGGGCGGCGTCGAGGAAGCACGCCGCGGTGCTCGCCTGCTCGCAGGAGAAGGTTTTACGTTCGACGTCGCCTTCACCTCCGTGCTCAAGCGGGCGATCCGCACGTTGTGGATCGCGCTCGACGAAATGGATCTCATGTGGATTCCCGTGCACCGCGACTGGCGCCTGAACGAGCGGCACTACGGCGCCTTGCAAGGCCTGAACAAGGCGGAGATGGCGGCGCAACACGGCGAGGAACAGGTGAAGATTTGGCGCCGCAGCTACGACATCCCCCCACCGCCCCTCACGATGGATGATCCCCGTCATCCGTTGCACGATCGCCGTTACCACGCGCTCGGCCCCGAAGAGCTGCCGTCGGCCGAAGCGCTGAAGGATACGGTTTCCCGCTTTCTTCCCTATTGGCACGAGACCATCGCGCCTGCCATCCAACGCGGCGAGCGTGTGCTCGTCGCAGCCCACGGGAACAGTCTGCGCGCTCTGGTCAAGTACCTCGACAACATTTCAGACGCCGACATCGTGGGCTTGAACATTCCGACTGGGATTCCGCTCGTATATGAGCTGGATGGCTCGCTTGCACCGCGTAGTCATTACTATCTTGGCGATCCAGACGACGTCAGGCGAGCAGCCGAGCGCGTGGCGAGCCAAGGACAGGCACGCGGGGCCTGA
- a CDS encoding phosphopyruvate hydratase: MKIRQVVAREILDSRGNPTVEVDVELEGGAGGRAAVPSGASTGEREALELRDGDKSRYLGKGVQKAVGNVNGEIARAVVGKEVDQTTLDRLLIDLDGTPTKGRLGANAILGVSMATLKAAAAAAGVPLYEHIGGLRRALADGEAPNLLPVPMMNILNGGAHADSNVDCQEFMVMPVGASSFAEALRWGTEVFHSLRAILKNKGLGTGVGDEGGFAPNLRSNQEALEVVLEAVSRAGLKPSDQVSLALDVASSELWSGGTYVFKKSGDRTRTSDEMVALYEDWVRQYPIVSIEDGLAEQDWDGWKILTAKLGNRVQLVGDDVFVTNPAILQEGIAQGIANALLVKLNQVGTVTETLEAMVMSWKAGYATIVSHRSGETEDSTIADLAVGTRAGQIKTGSASRSDRTAKYNQLLRIETELGTSAKYAGRAALKQLAAA, translated from the coding sequence GTGAAGATCCGACAGGTGGTTGCGCGTGAGATTCTCGACTCGCGAGGCAACCCGACGGTGGAAGTCGACGTAGAGCTGGAGGGTGGCGCGGGAGGCCGGGCGGCGGTGCCGTCCGGCGCATCGACCGGTGAGCGGGAAGCGCTCGAGCTTCGAGACGGTGACAAGTCTCGCTATTTGGGCAAGGGTGTCCAGAAGGCCGTCGGCAACGTCAACGGTGAGATCGCCCGAGCGGTCGTGGGAAAAGAGGTCGATCAGACGACGCTGGATCGGCTGCTCATCGATCTCGATGGCACGCCGACCAAGGGACGTCTAGGGGCAAATGCGATCCTCGGCGTCTCGATGGCGACACTCAAGGCGGCGGCGGCAGCAGCCGGCGTGCCTCTGTACGAGCACATCGGCGGGCTGCGTCGCGCGCTTGCAGACGGCGAGGCACCGAACCTGCTCCCAGTCCCCATGATGAACATTCTCAACGGTGGCGCGCACGCCGACTCGAACGTCGACTGTCAGGAGTTCATGGTGATGCCGGTCGGCGCTTCCTCGTTTGCCGAGGCGCTGCGGTGGGGCACAGAGGTCTTCCACAGCCTGCGCGCGATCCTCAAGAACAAGGGCCTCGGCACGGGCGTTGGTGACGAGGGTGGCTTCGCGCCGAACCTGCGCTCCAACCAGGAAGCGCTGGAGGTGGTGCTCGAAGCGGTGTCACGCGCAGGCCTGAAGCCCAGCGACCAGGTCTCACTCGCGCTCGACGTGGCCTCCAGTGAGCTCTGGAGCGGCGGCACGTACGTCTTCAAGAAGTCGGGGGACCGGACGCGCACATCGGACGAGATGGTCGCACTCTACGAGGACTGGGTGCGGCAGTACCCGATTGTCTCCATTGAAGACGGGCTCGCGGAGCAGGACTGGGACGGCTGGAAGATCCTCACGGCCAAGCTGGGAAATCGGGTTCAGCTCGTTGGTGACGATGTGTTCGTCACGAACCCGGCCATTCTCCAAGAAGGCATCGCGCAAGGTATCGCAAATGCGCTGCTGGTGAAGCTGAATCAGGTGGGCACCGTGACCGAAACGCTGGAAGCCATGGTGATGTCCTGGAAGGCAGGTTACGCCACGATCGTCTCACATCGTTCAGGCGAGACCGAAGATAGCACGATTGCGGACCTCGCCGTGGGAACACGTGCTGGTCAGATCAAGACGGGCTCGGCAAGCCGGAGCGATCGCACAGCCAAGTACAATCAGCTGCTGCGCATCGAAACAGAGCTGGGCACGAGCGCCAAGTACGCGGGCCGCGCGGCCCTCAAGCAGCTCGCCGCAGCGTAG
- the glgC gene encoding glucose-1-phosphate adenylyltransferase has product MQDNTLVIVLAGGVGERLYPLTRERAKPAVYFGGPYRIIDFTLSNCVNAGFRRIFIATQYKSLSLNRHIRMGWGVVSEELGEFVEIIPPQKRVSENWYLGTADAVYQNLYSIEREAPQHVIVLSGDHVYKMDYAKMLRFHREKGAALTLAAIEVDVADASRFGILRVDETERVVGFLEKPKDLAPAPGSGGALASMGVYVFDADVMVRALEEDAARSTAHDFGKNVIPALIEQVPVYVYRFYDENKKAAKYWRDIGTLDAYYEASMDLCQVNPEFNLYDPEWPIRTYQMQAPPAKFVFAEEGKRCGQALDSVISNGVIISGSRVDRSVLCPNVRVHSFCHIQESILMPGVRVGRHARIRRAIIDRDVFIPRGASIGHDLEEDAKRHTVTETGVVVVTADDEPRVVSPPAEALAIEEEADRRAGLEVGGR; this is encoded by the coding sequence ATGCAGGACAACACGCTCGTCATCGTGCTCGCGGGAGGTGTCGGGGAACGCCTCTATCCGTTGACCAGAGAGCGCGCGAAGCCTGCTGTCTACTTTGGGGGCCCTTACCGCATCATCGACTTCACGCTGAGCAACTGCGTGAATGCGGGCTTTCGCCGGATCTTCATCGCCACGCAGTACAAGAGCCTCTCGCTCAACCGCCACATTCGGATGGGTTGGGGCGTCGTGTCGGAAGAGCTCGGAGAGTTCGTCGAGATCATTCCCCCCCAGAAACGCGTGAGCGAGAACTGGTATCTCGGCACCGCGGACGCGGTCTACCAGAACCTGTATTCGATCGAGCGCGAGGCGCCCCAGCATGTCATCGTGCTGTCGGGCGACCACGTCTACAAGATGGACTATGCGAAGATGCTGCGTTTTCACCGCGAAAAGGGCGCCGCACTGACGCTGGCCGCGATCGAGGTGGACGTGGCAGATGCGTCGCGCTTTGGCATACTCCGGGTGGATGAGACCGAGCGGGTCGTCGGCTTTCTCGAGAAGCCAAAGGACCTGGCGCCTGCACCCGGCTCCGGTGGCGCCCTGGCCTCGATGGGCGTTTATGTCTTCGACGCGGACGTGATGGTGCGCGCGCTGGAGGAGGACGCCGCACGGTCGACGGCACACGATTTTGGCAAGAACGTGATTCCGGCGCTCATCGAACAGGTGCCGGTCTATGTGTATCGCTTCTACGACGAGAACAAGAAGGCGGCAAAATACTGGCGGGATATCGGCACGCTGGACGCCTACTACGAGGCCAGCATGGATCTGTGTCAGGTGAATCCGGAGTTCAACCTGTACGATCCCGAATGGCCGATTCGCACCTATCAAATGCAAGCGCCGCCGGCAAAGTTCGTCTTCGCGGAGGAGGGCAAACGCTGCGGGCAGGCACTCGACTCGGTCATCTCGAACGGCGTCATCATTTCCGGCAGTCGCGTCGACCGCAGCGTGCTCTGCCCGAACGTGCGGGTCCATAGCTTCTGTCACATCCAAGAAAGTATTTTGATGCCTGGCGTACGGGTTGGCCGGCACGCACGCATCCGGCGCGCCATCATCGACCGCGACGTGTTCATTCCGCGTGGCGCCAGCATCGGCCACGACCTCGAGGAGGACGCCAAGCGCCACACCGTGACCGAAACGGGCGTCGTCGTCGTCACCGCCGACGATGAGCCCCGCGTGGTATCACCTCCTGCGGAGGCGCTTGCGATCGAAGAGGAAGCCGATCGCAGGGCGGGGCTAGAGGTCGGAGGCAGGTAG
- a CDS encoding TonB-dependent receptor — MTRPPVLVAAVMVGVLSSAIPGGAQPVARVARSGEVSILSLRTATLTSGRIEGVVTDDRGSPLSGVAISAFGPDALFTLSDPLGRFSFSAVPVGIYLLRAQLPGYAASLRGRIEVRPSTPVREVFQLAPLTGVAVTAQPRSLLTAGFGGNTTQPKAVEPSANDAEAETPDDSARAWRLRHTRRSVLRSAEGDVVVAGTSLDDPSWLVERASLLRRMPGASLGNTGLFANDASLSGQFRLLTASHFAGDGPFDWLTAENTPRGVAYGTLGAPIGQNGRWEVQGALTNGDISSWILAGAYTRAPSSGHALNLGASFSAQQYDEDTPAALLAIDEQSRSVGVVHAVDRWMLSRRAMFTYGARYAWHDYLDREGLLSPTAAFVFSPMADTWVRAAVSQQMLAPGAEEFEPRGMTSFVLPPQRTFAPLGADDNFSVERTRHIELGIEREVASFVVGVRRFEQAIDNQLVALFNSSDSPEPIDADLGHYRVANAGNLTAGGWAFSVARPVAGPVRGEVEYSVATAEWESVGDKALLLLWAPDAVRLAHERIHDVTATVATDVARTQTNVVAVYKINTAFTDRNVPDAAPGVAYRFDVQVTQHLPFLTTGHTRWEALVSVRNLFRESVPGASLYDELLVVGPPKRMVGGLLVRF, encoded by the coding sequence ATGACTCGTCCGCCCGTCCTCGTCGCGGCAGTGATGGTCGGTGTGTTGAGCTCGGCGATCCCGGGCGGCGCGCAGCCGGTCGCCCGCGTGGCGAGGTCGGGCGAGGTGTCGATCTTGTCGCTTCGCACGGCGACGCTCACCTCGGGCCGGATCGAAGGGGTTGTCACAGACGACCGGGGCTCCCCGCTCTCTGGCGTGGCGATATCGGCATTTGGGCCGGACGCCCTCTTCACGCTCAGCGACCCATTAGGGCGATTCTCCTTCTCGGCTGTTCCTGTTGGCATCTATCTCCTGCGCGCTCAGCTGCCTGGCTACGCGGCGTCTCTGCGTGGACGGATCGAGGTCCGACCCTCGACTCCAGTGCGGGAAGTCTTCCAGCTCGCCCCGCTCACCGGCGTGGCAGTCACAGCGCAACCGCGGTCGCTGCTCACAGCGGGGTTTGGTGGGAACACGACACAGCCGAAGGCAGTCGAGCCATCGGCCAATGACGCAGAAGCCGAGACGCCTGACGACAGCGCGCGCGCGTGGCGCTTACGTCACACCAGGCGGTCTGTGTTGCGCAGTGCCGAGGGTGACGTGGTCGTCGCCGGCACCAGCCTCGACGACCCATCCTGGCTCGTCGAGCGGGCCTCACTGTTGCGCCGCATGCCGGGAGCGTCGCTGGGGAACACGGGGCTGTTCGCAAACGACGCCTCGCTGTCCGGTCAGTTCCGTCTGCTGACGGCAAGCCACTTCGCTGGCGACGGTCCGTTCGACTGGCTGACGGCCGAGAACACGCCGCGCGGCGTTGCGTACGGCACGCTTGGTGCGCCGATCGGCCAGAACGGCCGATGGGAAGTGCAGGGGGCGCTCACCAACGGCGACATTTCCTCCTGGATCCTCGCCGGCGCGTACACGCGCGCGCCATCCAGCGGCCACGCGCTCAACCTCGGCGCCTCGTTCAGCGCACAGCAGTACGACGAGGACACGCCTGCCGCGCTTCTCGCAATCGACGAGCAGAGTCGCAGCGTCGGTGTGGTGCACGCCGTCGACCGCTGGATGCTCTCGCGTCGGGCGATGTTCACTTACGGCGCCCGCTACGCCTGGCACGACTACCTCGATCGGGAAGGCCTGCTCAGTCCAACTGCAGCCTTCGTCTTCTCGCCGATGGCCGATACGTGGGTTCGAGCCGCAGTCTCGCAGCAGATGCTGGCGCCTGGAGCCGAGGAGTTCGAGCCGCGCGGCATGACCAGCTTCGTTCTGCCGCCACAACGCACGTTTGCGCCGCTGGGCGCCGACGACAACTTCAGCGTCGAGCGCACACGGCACATCGAGCTCGGCATCGAACGAGAGGTGGCCTCCTTCGTGGTCGGCGTGCGTCGCTTCGAGCAGGCGATCGACAACCAGCTCGTCGCCTTGTTCAACTCCAGCGACTCGCCCGAGCCCATCGACGCTGACCTTGGACACTATCGCGTGGCCAACGCCGGCAATCTCACTGCCGGCGGTTGGGCGTTCAGCGTTGCGCGGCCCGTGGCAGGCCCGGTGCGCGGCGAGGTCGAGTACTCGGTGGCAACGGCCGAGTGGGAAAGCGTTGGTGACAAAGCGCTGCTGCTCCTGTGGGCGCCCGACGCCGTACGTCTCGCCCATGAGCGCATTCACGACGTGACCGCCACCGTTGCCACCGACGTCGCTCGCACCCAGACGAACGTCGTCGCCGTCTACAAGATCAACACCGCGTTCACCGACCGTAACGTGCCGGATGCAGCACCCGGCGTTGCGTATCGCTTCGATGTGCAGGTCACACAGCACCTCCCGTTTCTCACCACGGGCCACACGCGTTGGGAAGCGCTGGTCTCGGTGCGGAACCTGTTCCGCGAAAGCGTCCCCGGCGCCTCTCTCTACGACGAGCTGCTGGTGGTCGGCCCGCCGAAGCGTATGGTGGGCGGGCTGCTGGTGCGATTCTGA